One Kineococcus radiotolerans SRS30216 = ATCC BAA-149 DNA window includes the following coding sequences:
- a CDS encoding ABC transporter transmembrane domain-containing protein, with amino-acid sequence MRSLPLSDPGTPDVTSPLRFLLRTAAQQWRPMVVGSAIGTVWMLSQAVLPAAIGRAVDLGVVAGDAGALTRWSLVVLALAVVTATAAVLRHRFGVTNWLTACFRTLQQVGRHSARAGTAVTRELPQGEVLASIASDGPRLADAFDVTQRAVASVAAVAVVAVLVLRTSVPLGLVVLVGVPLVMAVLLFVLKPLQARQRLHRKLSGELTSIGTDTVRGLRILRGIGGEEVFLGRYRAKSQQVRAAGVRVATWESALEALQVLVPGLLVAALVWAGARAAVRGEITAGDLVALYGYAAFLTSPLRMLVEAADKYVRALVAARRLTTLLEVPPAVTDDGRASSPGGDLADPDSGVVVPAGGLTALVCDPPEDAAELARRLTRFDDATRATFGGVALRDLPVAEVRRRVLLAEDDAQLFSGTLREQVDPEARHGDAEVLEVLRVADALDVLEAVDGGLAATVTERGRSLSGGQRQRLALARVLLREPEALVLVEPTSAVDAHTEARIAHRLRTARAGRTTVVATASPLVLPLVDSVCWVRAGRLVARGRHGDLLATDPDYRRYVTRDATLPPPRRPVALEEETA; translated from the coding sequence GTGCGCTCTCTCCCCCTGAGCGATCCCGGCACCCCCGACGTCACCTCCCCCCTGCGCTTCCTGCTGCGCACGGCCGCCCAGCAGTGGCGGCCCATGGTGGTCGGCTCCGCGATCGGGACCGTCTGGATGCTGTCGCAGGCCGTGCTGCCCGCGGCCATCGGCCGCGCCGTCGACCTCGGCGTCGTCGCCGGGGACGCCGGCGCCCTCACCCGGTGGTCCCTCGTCGTCCTCGCCCTCGCCGTCGTCACCGCGACGGCCGCGGTCCTGCGCCACCGCTTCGGGGTGACGAACTGGCTCACCGCCTGCTTCCGCACCCTGCAGCAGGTCGGGCGGCACAGCGCCCGCGCCGGGACCGCGGTCACCCGCGAGCTCCCGCAGGGCGAGGTCCTCGCCTCCATCGCCTCCGACGGCCCGCGCCTGGCCGACGCCTTCGACGTCACCCAGCGGGCCGTGGCCTCGGTCGCGGCGGTGGCCGTGGTGGCCGTCCTGGTGCTGCGGACCTCGGTGCCCCTGGGCCTGGTCGTCCTCGTCGGGGTGCCGCTGGTGATGGCGGTGCTGCTGTTCGTGCTGAAGCCGCTGCAGGCGCGCCAGCGCCTGCACCGCAAGCTGTCGGGCGAGCTGACCTCCATCGGCACCGACACCGTGCGGGGGCTGCGGATCCTGCGCGGCATCGGCGGCGAGGAGGTCTTCCTCGGCCGCTACCGCGCCAAGAGCCAGCAGGTGCGCGCCGCCGGGGTCCGGGTGGCGACCTGGGAGTCGGCGCTGGAGGCGCTGCAGGTCCTCGTCCCGGGCCTGCTGGTGGCCGCCCTGGTGTGGGCCGGGGCCCGGGCCGCGGTCCGCGGGGAGATCACCGCCGGCGACCTCGTCGCCCTCTACGGCTACGCGGCCTTCCTCACCTCCCCGCTGCGGATGCTGGTGGAGGCCGCCGACAAGTACGTCCGCGCCCTCGTCGCCGCCCGGCGCCTCACCACCCTGCTCGAGGTGCCGCCCGCGGTCACCGACGACGGGCGCGCGAGCAGCCCCGGCGGCGACCTCGCCGACCCCGACTCCGGCGTGGTCGTCCCCGCCGGCGGGCTGACGGCCCTCGTCTGCGACCCGCCCGAGGACGCCGCCGAGCTGGCGCGGCGCCTCACCCGCTTCGACGACGCCACCCGCGCCACCTTCGGCGGGGTCGCCCTGCGCGACCTGCCGGTCGCCGAGGTCCGCCGCCGCGTGCTGCTGGCCGAGGACGACGCGCAGCTGTTCAGCGGCACCCTGCGCGAGCAGGTCGACCCCGAGGCCCGCCACGGCGACGCCGAGGTGCTGGAGGTCCTGCGGGTCGCCGACGCCCTCGACGTCCTCGAGGCCGTCGACGGCGGGCTGGCCGCCACCGTCACCGAGCGCGGCCGCTCGCTGTCGGGGGGCCAGCGCCAGCGCCTGGCCCTGGCCCGGGTGCTGCTGCGCGAGCCCGAGGCCCTCGTCCTCGTCGAACCCACCAGCGCCGTCGACGCCCACACCGAGGCCCGCATCGCCCACCGGCTCCGGACGGCCCGGGCCGGGCGCACGACCGTCGTCGCCACGGCCAGCCCGCTCGTCCTGCCCCTGGTCGACTCGGTCTGCTGGGTGCGCGCGGGGCGCCTGGTGGCCCGCGGCCGCCACGGCGACCTGCTGGCCACCGACCCCGACTACCGCCGCTACGTGACCCGCGACGCGACGCTGCCGCCCCCGCGGCGGCCCGTCGCCCTGGAGGAGGAGACGGCGTGA